The following is a genomic window from Bacillus sp. FJAT-52991.
CAAATTAACTTGTTAAAGGCGGAAAATGAACTTTTAAAAAAGATTCGATTTGCAGAAAGGGGGATGAAGAAATAGCACTTCCTCCTAGCCGAAAGTATATCCTTATTCGATCAGTTATCGAAAAATATCAATTAAAAAATATAGTGAGCTACCTATGTAAAGCAGCTGGCGTCTCAAGAAGTGGTTATTATAATTATTTCTCAAAAGCGTCGCAAGAACAAAGGAAGCTAAAAGATGAAAAAGATGAGGTAGTAAAGGGGATTGTCTTAAAGGCCTTCCATTTTAAAAGACGGAAAAAAGGGGCACGTCAAATCAAAATGACTTTGGCGGGTCAATTTGGTGTTGTCTACAATTTAAAGCGCATACGGCGAATCATGAAGAAGTATGGGATTATATGCCCTATCAGAAAGGCAAATCCTTATAGACGAATGATGAAAGCCACACAAGAACACCGAGTTGTACCAAATCTATTGAACCGGCAATTTAAGCAAGGTGTCCCTGGAAAGGTACTCCTAACCGATATCACATATTTATATTACGGAAAGGGTCAGAAAGCCTATTTGTCGACAATTAAAGATAGCTCAACCAATGAACTCTTGGCCTATCACGTGTCAGACCGATTAACCATGGATTTAGCTACAGGTACCCTTCTGAAGTTAAAGAAGAATCGAAACTTTAGAAAGACAGAAGATGCCTTGATACACTCTGATCAAGGTACCCACTATACACACCCTGATTTTCAAAAGTTAGTGAAGAAACTTGGATTACGTCAATCCATGTCCAGGCGAGGTAACTGTTGGGATAATGCTCCGCAAGAATCCTTCTTTGGGCATTTTAAGGACGAGGCCTATATTAAACCATGTATAACACTAGAGGAATTAAAACGTGAAATTAAGCAATATATGATTTATTACAATAACTATAGGTATCAATGGAATCTAAAAAAGATGACCCCTGTTCAATACAGAGATCATCTTCTAAAAACTGCCTAGGCTTTTTTAAAATGTCCTTTACAAAGGGTACACTTTACTATACCTCATGCTTTTTTTATTAGTCTAAAATTGTAATATCGACTGTACGAACGCCCCATTGGTAAGCTTCTTCTTCTGATGGCATATGAAGATCGATTTTATTTCCTTTAATCGCCCCACCAGTATCTCCTGCAATGGCTGTTCCGTAGCCTTCAACGTATACTTTAGAACCTAGTGGAATAACGTTTGGATCAACAGCGATCACTTTTGCGTTACGATTCGAACCAATGTCAATACCTGTTGCTGTAACTCCTGAACAGCCCTCACAATCTGCGGAGTAAGCTGTTGCTGTCACCGTCATTTTTTTTCCTTGTACATTAGATGAAGAGGCTTCAGCTTGTTTTTGTTCAGCTGGTGCTTGTTGAGTCGGTGCTGACTGTGTTGATGCTTGCTCAGCTGGTTTTGATGCTTGTTCAACTGTAGCATTACCAGAAACAACTAATTGATCTCCCGGATAAATCAAATGAGAAGATAAGCCGTTTAATGCTTTTAATGAACTAACAGAAAGACCATGATTAGCTGCAATCTTTCCTAAAGTATCTCCAGGTTGAACGGTATATGTACCGTTGCTATTGCTTGATGAAGCAGGTGCTGCAGATGAACCACCGTTTACTTCTAATGCTTGATTTGGAAAGATCAAGTCGGAAGAAAGGTTATTCCAGCTTTTTAGTTGTTCAACTGTTGTACCATTATTTTGTGAAATCCCCCAAAGTGTATCTCCTTGTTGTACTGTATATGTTTGTGCCGATGCTGCTGTACTGAAAAGGCCTCCACCAATCACTGTAGTAGCTGCAAGTGCAAGTATTTGTTTTTTCATAATAGAAAAACCTCCAAATTGTTCTGACAGCGGCTACTTTCCATTCATGCCGTCTGTGAGAATTTTTTTATTCGGTCCATTGGCTAAAAGAAACAATCTATTTATATAAATGCGAATTGGCATTTGGCATCTGGCCTTTCGCTAACATGACTCATTGTATCACGGGGATGCCATGTAATGTTTTTAAGAAGTCATTACTCTTTTGTGTGCGTTTATAACGAAAGGATTACAAAGAAGACATTCTTGCTTTTTTGTAACTTTGACGAAATAGTTCAGAGTATTTCACCCCTTTCGATGTCATTAATGGTAAAAAAAGAAACCCAACAACAAAGTGGATTTCTGTTAAACTACGAAGTTATTATTTTAAAACTTTAACTTTCACTGTACGAACGCCCCAATCGTAGGCTTTCTTTTTTGTCGGCATGTGAACGTCAATTTTGTTTCCTTTAATAGCGCCGCCTTTATCACCAGCAATAGCCTCTCCATATCCTTCCACATACACCTTTGATCCAAGTGGGATTACTTTAGGATCAACTGCAATCACTTTCGCATTAGGATTTTTTCTTAAGTTAATCCCCGTAGCTGTAATGCCAGAGCAACCATTACAGTAAGCCGTATAAGCGGTCGCTCGAACAGTCAATTCCTTTGCTACTTTTTTGTTAGCGGGCTTAGCCGGAGCAGACGCGGAAGAAGTATTAGAAACTATTAATTTAGTACCTGAATAAAGTACGTTAGATTCTAAGTTATTCCATTTCTTGATTTGCTCAACGGTTGTTTTATATTTTTGGGAAATGCTCCACAATGTATCTCCATGTTTTACTGTATGAGTCGTAGTTGCTGCTTCAGCAGGCGAAGCACTAAAAACTAGTGCGGCAAAAATAAACGACATGATCGCTTTCTTCACGAATAAAAAACCTCCTTGATTTTCAATACAGTCCATATTCTACCATGTATTTATAACGAGCAGATTACACAAAGATGTTTCTTTCATTACACTAATATTTCAGTTGACTGAATTTTCTGACCTCATTTTTCTAGTAAACTGTTGAATCTATTGATTTTTATCATGCTACCTTGCAAATTTCGCCAAAATAATTGTCATCCTCTTGTCATATCCCCTCTATTGTGAAAGACGTTTTGTATGCATCTTTATTATGAGCGGTCATTAGATTATAATGGACTAGGGTCAAATGATTACATATAATGAGGAAAGATGTCATTTCATTCTATATTATTGGGGGATTTTCGTGATGATTTATCAATTGCAGCTAGTCAAAGGGCTGTTGCGACCAACAGATAGCTTCTATCGCCTCGAACAAGCAGAAACGATCCGTGGATTATGGAGCCGATTTTCTTTATTAGTGTTCTTCAGCGTGTTGATTTCGTTTGTAAGTGGCTATTTAGGTGTCCAAGCAGAGCCTATCTCTACATATATAACAAAAACGAATCCAACCATTTTCGAGTGGGAAAAAATGCTTTTCGCTATTGGAGCAGCCGTATGGGGACTGATCTATCCACTAGTGATCATTTTTATTCCTACCCTATTATTTTGGACATTCTTAGAAGTTGATTTTCGTAAATTAATTGCTTTACAAACATTTGTATACTTGATTTATTTAATAGAATTTTGCCTTTTAATTGGATTACAGCTATTTTTGGCGATTCCAAGAGCGTCGTCACCGTTCACTTTAGGTGTACTTGCTCAATATGTCACGGATAATCAACTAGTTATTAATTTCTTCAGCTTTATTTCTTTATTTCAATTATGGGCGTTTGTCCTTCAATACCAATTTTTAAAAGGAGCATCCGCTAAAAGTCCGCGCTATGTTTTTTTATTGATTATGATCATTACATTAGTCTTTTGGGTATTTGCGACACTATTTACGTCTATTCATGTCGAGCGACTATTTTAAAACGCAAGGAGGTGTGGAAGCATGAACATGAAACGACTCAAACGAAACGCTTTGATTACAGCCAGCACTCTATTCATTGCCGGCAACTTATATTTAACATTTAAAGAAGATAGTAAAGCCGAACGCACGCAGTGGGTCACTGAATGGAATCCCTCAGTGGTGAAAGACGTCACTGAATCCTTTCAAACGTCAGGTGTGATCACTCCCGCTGAAGTGACGCCAGTGTATTTCAATGAAGATCAAGGAAGCTTTCAAAAATTCTTAGTCGAAGAAGGGCAAGTCATTAATGCAGGCGATCCACTGTTTGAATACTCCTCCGTCGACCTTGAACGCCAATTAACAAAGCTTGAAGCTGAAAAAGCCGAAGCACAACAAAAAATTACGTTCGTTGAACAACAAATCTCGCAATTTGAAGGAATTTTAAATGATTTAGAAAGAGAAACAAGACAAACGAACGACAAGGATAAAGATAAAGAAGAAGACAATGGCTTAAGCGCCATCACCATGATGGAAAAGGAAATTATTGACCAAGAAACAGAGAAGAAAAATCTTGAAGAGGAAGTTCGCAAGTACGAGAAGCTCATTGCTCAACTTGAATCGAATAAAAGCAACCTCGTCGCTAAAAGTGAAGTTCAGGGGGTTGTCAAAAACATCGACGAACACTTAAATAATCCACTGATCACGATTCATTCACCAAACCCAGCTGTCCAAGGAGTACTAAATGAACAGCAAATGAGAAAGGTATCTGAAGGATTGAAAGTAAAAACGACTGTTGCCCCATTATCATTAACGTTAGAAGGGTCAATCTCAAACTTACAAAAATATCCAGAAGAAG
Proteins encoded in this region:
- a CDS encoding LysM peptidoglycan-binding and 3D domain-containing protein: MKKQILALAATTVIGGGLFSTAASAQTYTVQQGDTLWGISQNNGTTVEQLKSWNNLSSDLIFPNQALEVNGGSSAAPASSSNSNGTYTVQPGDTLGKIAANHGLSVSSLKALNGLSSHLIYPGDQLVVSGNATVEQASKPAEQASTQSAPTQQAPAEQKQAEASSSNVQGKKMTVTATAYSADCEGCSGVTATGIDIGSNRNAKVIAVDPNVIPLGSKVYVEGYGTAIAGDTGGAIKGNKIDLHMPSEEEAYQWGVRTVDITILD
- a CDS encoding 3D domain-containing protein, which translates into the protein MKKAIMSFIFAALVFSASPAEAATTTHTVKHGDTLWSISQKYKTTVEQIKKWNNLESNVLYSGTKLIVSNTSSASAPAKPANKKVAKELTVRATAYTAYCNGCSGITATGINLRKNPNAKVIAVDPKVIPLGSKVYVEGYGEAIAGDKGGAIKGNKIDVHMPTKKKAYDWGVRTVKVKVLK